The region CCATTACCCTCATTCTTATGGGCTCTTGTGAAGAGAGACCCAAACCACTGCGCCGGTTTAGTTACTACTTTCACATCTAACTTTAACATGAATTGAATTTGGTATAATTAAGAATACATGTAATGTCAGAAGTTACATAGAATTAAATGTTCTTGAAagtttatcattaaaaaaaaaaaaaagaagcacaTCACTTAGGCTATTGtggacaaattatatatttgtctACACGTTGTCAGTGTTTATTAAATTGTAGCGCTTGTATacttatttgattaaataaactTTCTCCAtaaatttgaaccaaaataGCAAACTTAAGTGTGACACCACTCCAATATTTCCtctctcaaaaggttgaatcccaacTCTAAAGGCCTCACTTTTCGACAGGATAGAGTATGTGGGAAGAGGTAAATCACGATAACTCAGTGGTTTGACAAGTAGCCaagtaggaccaaatgtggatatGCATGAGGAATTTGTCCACTTTCAAAATAATCCCACACTAGTGCTGACGAGTTTTGAATATTGGTCTCTTACTATCTTTTTCCAAATATATCATAAATCAAAAGAAACACAACTTACCAAATATATCATAATCCCACTCCAATACTAGTTCTAGTCTTAGGggataattttaaaattggtGTTGGCTTAATCATCGTAAAAGTTACATATTGacttttttagtttgaattggtTAACTATCAACAACTTAGACGGATCACAAACTATTGGCTTAAAATCACAAAGGTTTCCATCGAAAGCTAACCTTCATCTactaatcaaatcaaacaaattaagggtgtgtttggaaactcggaaaatgatttctgaaaatcattttccgagtttcCAGTGTTTGGGAAAGAGGCAAATActaaagtcaatggaaaatagaaCTCGTTCAATGGAAAATAGAGTCATTTTTCGCCACTTCTTCTTCGCTAGAGCTTCTTCTTCACTTCTCCCCAACATGGTCCAACACCAATTCACCACCATCGAAAATTGTTACCAATCGGAAACCCTATTAGTTTCCAACTTGAAAACCCATAGATCTGTAGGTTTCCAAGTCGGAAACCAAAATTTTGGTTTCCAACTTGGAAAACCAGATTTTGGTTCCACAGCTTAGAAACCAGATTGCCAATCTGGTTCCACAGTGATTGGTTTCCTTGTCGGAAACTAGTGCTCTGGTCTGGTTTTCAGaagcctcttttttttttttttttaaataaatttattgtttagGTTTATACCTGAAATCATATTTATGTTAGAGATTTAAAGATTATATTGTCTTAGACAAAGTTCTCTTTTcgtattataataattaaaatgataaagtATATAGTTTTGCTCATTTTCttgttcatttttcaaaaaatgaaccaaacacacaaagataattttttattgtgcAGCTAAACAccgaaaaagaaaatattttttgaaaaataaagcaTTTAAGGAAATGTTTAAGTATAGGAATAGAAATTGGGGCAAGGTTAAGGAAGGAGAAATAATTGATAGCAACCCCCAACGCTTTGGGCGGTTATTCCCAGAGTCTGGTTTTTCCTCTTTCTTCGTTTTCTCCGCCCTCCACTCCTAACTCTTCCCTTTCTTCCCCTCCTTATATTCTTCCATTTCCAATTTTCTCTATTCAATCTAATCTGcaccactctctctctctctacttcGGCTGCTGTGCTGTGCTGTGCTGTTGTATACAGCCAGCTTCTGTCATTCTATTGCCCTtgaagacgaagaagaagaagtgcaATGGCTTCGTCTTTCTCTTTGGCCAAATTCGTGCACACTCCTCTCCACTCCACCAGATCTGCTGAAAAACCCCTCTTCTCCGATCCCCTTAGACCCGCCTCCTCCTTTCTCGGAGGCTCATCTTCCCACAAGCTTCCACTCCTCAACAACCTCTCTGCATCTCCTCACTCCCACCGCAGATCCACCCGTATCCTCGCCGTCTCCGATGTTGTCAAGGAAAAGAAGCTCAAATCCTCTGCCTCCAATCTGGTATTTGTCTTTTCTCCTCTTTAATTTATACGCGGAATCTTTAgttaatttatgaatttatgttttcttttctcTAAATTGATTGCAAGTACAAAAATTGGTTCTTTCTTTCGAGGTTTAGGgtaaaattgaataatattgaCTGTGCCTATGTGTCCCTCCCTGCCACTGCAGCTAATTACCAAACAGGAAGGTTTGGTGTTGTACGAGGATATGGTTCTGGGGAGGTCATTTGAGGATATGTGTGCCCAGATGTACTACAGAGGCAAAATGTTTGGTTTTGTGCACTTGTACAATGGCCAGGAAGCAGTTTCTACTGGCTTCATCAAACTCCTCAAGAAGGAAGACAGTGTGGTTAGCACTTACCGTGATCATGTCCATGCATTGAGCAAGGGCGTGTCAGCTCGTGAAGTGATGAGTGAACTCTTTGGTAAGACCACTGGTTGTTGCAGAGGCCAGGGTGGCTCTATGCACATGTTTTCTAAAGAGCACAATGTGCTTGGTGGTTttgctttcattggcgagggcATTCCGGTGGCTACTGGTGCTGCCTTCTCTTCTAAGTATAGGAGGGAGGTTTACAAGGAAGATTGTGATGACGTGACGCTTGCTTTTTTCGGGGATGGGACTTGCAATAATGGCCAATTCTATGAGTGCTTGAACATGGCTGCATTGTGGAAATTGCCTATTGTGTTTGTTGTTGAGAATAATCTTTGGGCCATTGGTATGTCCCACTTGAGGGCTACTTCTGACCCTGAAATTTGGAAAAAGGGTCCTGCCTTTGGTATGCCCGGTGTACATGTTGATGGAATGGATGTGTTGAAGGTTCGGGAAGTAGCTAAGGAGGCTATTGGCAGAGCTAGGCGAGGGGAAGGCCCGACTTTGGTTGAATGCGAGACTTACAGGTTCAGAGGACACTCTTTGGCCGATCCAGATGAGCTTCGTGACCCTTGTAAGGATTTGATGATTTCACATTtagtttcttttcattatgaaTAATATTTACTTACTTTATCTGTTAGATTATTTTTGGGGCTGCTTGATCTTCAAGTACTGAGTTTTAACCATTGCAATTGAAAGCCAAGCCTCATCCCTTTTAGCTATCTTTTaaaatatagataaatattTTGACTGTCCTTGAAAATGCTTTGAGTTTTTTCAGCTTCAAACTTTTTATTATAAAACCAAAgatatttgtttcttttatatatttattttcaatccATTTATAATGTTGTATAGTTTTATGATTGTGAACTCAAATGCGTATTCAATTTGGCAGCTGAGAAGAGTCACTATGCAGCTCGTGATCCCATCACTGCATTGAAAAAGTACTTATTCGATAACAATCTTGCAACTGAAGAGGAATTGAAGGCTATTGATAAAAAAATTGACGAGATAGTTGAAGACTGTGTTGAGTTTGCTGATGAAAGCCCTGTTCCTGCTCGAACCCAGCTTCTAGAAAACGTATTTGCTGATCCAAGGGGCTTTGGAATTGGACCCGATGGGAGGTACCGATGTGAGGATCCTAAGTTCACCGAGGGCACTGCACAAGTTTAACTCTGGCCGCCGGTCTAGATAACATTCCCTTGGGTTGTTGAGTGCGAATTTATATCTAGTTACTGATAATAACTTCATATGCATTATTCTCTTTATATCAGAAGAATTTATTGTCTTATGTATtgtgagttattattattattatttttccttgtGCACATTTTGTTTACTTACagattttgttgttttttcctGCTGCCTGCTGCATTATTTGGATGAATGGCTAATCCAAATGTGAATGGGTTTGCTTTTCATGTATTTGTTAGTTGAGCCAATATTAAAAGATTGTTGAAGGTTAGAATTGAGTAGGAGGTCCTGGTCAGGTGAACCACTAtattattatgcaaattatGTTTTGGTTGATCCAAACGGCAACTACTTAATCGGTGTTGTTGAGAAGTAGGCACAAAAATAGCTAATTGTTCAAAACTACAAGACCAATGAagtgcgcaaattatattgtggaccatggtccataatgcatggTGGACCAGGATTAttgttgatactgcagttgtgttgaaaggaaactgcagttgcacggaagaggtcattcatccgttcaacacaactgcaatatcttttcaacacaactgttgttccagatggatgGCACGACCTCTGTTTCGTacaactgcagttttctttcaacacaactgtagtatcagtccaacacaactgcagtatcaactatgacccatggtccacggtataatggCTGAATGAAGTGTGCTTCGCCAAAATGGCTTTGTTAGCTTGAATCTAAGATATCTGAGTAAGTTGGAAGACTCATAccatttcattttcattttcatttacaagtgcTTCACCAAAATAGCTTATAACGAATTTTAGATATCTATCTAATTAAGTTTCAgttggaagaaacgcatacatCTCTTTTGTACtccaactgcagtatcaactatgacccatggtccacggtataatggCTGAATGAAGTGTGCTTCGCCAAAATGGCTTTGTTAGCTTGAATCTAATATATCTGATTAAGTTGGAAGACTCATAccatttcattttcatttacaagtgcTTCACCAAAATAGCTTATAACGAATCTTAGATATCTATCTAATTAAGTTTCAgttggaagaaatgcatacatctctttctcaacatattgaagcacaagagtcaatattgactcataccatttcattttcatttacaagtgcTTCACCAAAATAGCTTATAACGAATCTTAGATATCTATCTAATTAAGTTTCAgttggaagaaacgcatacgtCTCTTTCTGAATGAATTGGATCATCCTcattaggaattatattattcatgcaaaagaaaagaggtaGGTAGCTGAAAGCTTGAAACACTACATAAGAAACAATAGCCAATAGCTGAGAGAGGGATTCTTGTGTTTTTCCCACATCTACACTAACAAAAGGAGATAAACAAAATTCAAATGCTTAATCTTACCACTTAGACCTAACATTCAAATTTCTTGAATATGCATTAAcatcaataaattaaacaaagaaaacaaaaaccaatTTCATATCTAAAAATGCAATCCCACAAATACGATATTTTAAAGTGCATTTCAACAACTCTAAAAATGCACAATTTGAATACTAAAAGTGCATAATATCTTATTTAAAAGTGATATTAAAAAAACTCTAAATATGTACAATACAAACTCTTAATATAAAcaacataaatattaaaagtatagggaaaagggtcaaataggccctcgaacatttcataagaaATCAATTAGATTcacgaacttttaaaacgtgcaattagagtctcaaacatgtcaaaataaggcaatgaagcccacgaacaggtaattgacctgttattaccggtcatTTGAATTTTCCAGCGACCGGCGACACTTTCCGGCCACCGACGACACAGTCCGGCGACCAGCGACGACCgaatcgtcgccggtcgccatctccggcgaatggccgccttctccgtgaagaaggcaaccatctgcttgccttcttcacggagaaggcaaccagatctggttgccttcttcacGAAGAAGGCGGCCATTCGCCGGATTGTGTCGTCGGTGGCCGGAAAGTGTTGCCGGTCGCCGGAAAATTCAAatgaccggtaataacaggtcaattacctgTTTGTGGGCTTTATTGccttattttgacatgtttgagagtctaattgcacgttttaaaagtttgtgaacctaattgacttcttatgaaatgttcgagggcctatttgacccttttcccaaaagtatatgatatttaaaagtagggttaattctatttttggtcctagatttataggtggtagtccacttttagtcattttttattaaaacatccacatttggtcctagtattattgtggcatgaccatttttggtcctccttcaacaaaatcgttaaaatgacgttaaatacagGGGCATTTTGATCTATTgtttacaaagtaagttgatccgctatatttttatttttacttttttgaaaaaaaatccctatttgaagaccgaaatgcccttgcatttatgagaattttaacgattttgttgataaaggaccaaaaatggtcatgccacaataatactatcaCCATAatgggatgttttgaaaaaaaaggactaaaagtggaatgacatCAATatatctaggaccaaaaatggaattaactcttaaaagtACGGCTCAAAAACTCTAAAAGTGCACAATTAAAATTGAAGATGCAGTAAGGCTCACGggaaacaaaaatcaaataaatatgtatTCTATAAGAGCATAATACATACAAAACAAATACTGTAatcaaaatttgattaaaaatccAGTCATCTATAAACCATAATACAAACAAATACTGTAAACAAAAAGATGATTCAAGATAAATCATTCCTCATTCAGTCTAAGATGTTGGACTTTCCGCacaagaatttttttattttttgaaaagaaacaaagacAAAAATGTCACTACATTTCCTTTGATTTCCCATCCATCCTTGCctctttaaaataaattgatatatatatatatatatatatatatatatatatatatatatatatatatatatatatatatatatatataNNNNNNNNNNNNNNNNNNNNNNNNNNNNNNNNNNNNNNNNNNNNNNNNNNNNNNNNNNNNNNNNNNNNNNNNNNNNNNNNNNNNNNNNNNNNNNNNNNNNNNNNNNNNNNNNNNNNNNNNNNNNNNNNNNNNNNNNNNNNNNNNNNNNNNNNNNNNNNNNNNNNNNNNNNNNNNNNNNNNNNNNNNNNNNNNNNNNNNNNNNNNNNNNNNNNNNNNNNNNNNNNNNNNNNNNNNNNNNNNNNNNNNNNNNNNNNNNNNNNNNNNNNNNNNNNNNNNNNNNNNNNNNNNNNNNNNNNNNNNNNNNNNNNNNNNNNNNNNNNNNNNNNNNNNNNNNNNNNNNNNNNNNNNNNNNNNNNNNNNNNNNNNNNNNNNNNNNNNNNNNNNNNNNNNNNNNNNNNNNNNNNNNNNNNNNNNNNNNNNNNNNNNNNNNNNNNNNNNNNNNNNNNNNNNNNNNNNNNNNNNNNNNNNNNNNNNNNNNNNNNNNNNNNNNNNNNNNNNNNNNNNNNNNNNNNNNNNNNNNNNNNNNNNNNNNNNNNNNNNNNNNNNNNNNNNNNNNNNNNNNNNNNNNNNNNNNNNNNNNNNNNNNNNNNNNNNNNNNNNNNNNNNNNNNNNNNNNNNNNNNNNNNNNNNNNNNNNNNNNNNNNNNNNNNNNNNNNNNNNNNNNNNNNNNNNNNNNNNNNNNNNNNNNNNNNNNNNNNNNNNNNNNNNNNNNNNNNNNNNNNNNNNNNNNNNNNNNNNNNNNNNNNNNNNNNNNNNNNNNNNNNNNNNNNNNNNNNNNNNNNNNNNNNNNNNNNNNNNNNNNNNNNNNNNNNNNNNNNNNNNNNNNNNNNNNNNNNNNNNNNNNNNNNNNNNNNNNNNNNNNNNNNNNNNNNNNNNNNNNNNNNNNNNNNNNNNNNNNNNNNNNNNNNNNNNNNNNNNNNNNNNNNNNNNNNNNNNNNNNNNNNNNNNNNNNNNNNNNNNNNNNNNNNNNNNNNNNNNNNNNNNNNNNNNNNNNNNNNNNNNNNNNNNNNNNNNNNNNNNNNNNNNNNNNNNNNNNNNNNNNNNNNNNNNNNNNNNNNNNNNNNNNNNNNNNNNNNNNNNNNNNNNNNNNNNNNNNNNNNNNNNNNNNNNNNNNNNNNNNNNNNNNNNNNNNNNNNNNNNNNNNNNNNNNNNNNNNNNNNNNNNNNNNNNNNNNNNNNNNNNNNNNNNNNNNNNNNNNNNNNNNNNNNNNNNNNNNNNNNNNNNNNNNNNNNNNNNNNNNNNNNNNNNNNNNNNNNNNNNNNNNNNNNNNNNNNNNNNNNNNNNNNNNNNNNNNNNNNNNNNNNNNNNNNNNNNNNNNNNNNNNNNNNNNNNNNNNNNNNNNNNNNNNNNNNNNNNNNNNNNNNNNNNNNNNNNNNNNNNNNNNNNNNNNNNNNNNNNNNNNNNNNNNNNNNNNNNNNNNNNNNNNNNNNNNNNNNNNNNNNNNNNNNNNNNNNNNNNNNNNNNNNNNNNNNNNNNNNNNNNNNNNNNNNNNNNNNNNNNNNNNNNNNNNNNNNNNNNNNNNNNNNNNNNNNNNNNNNNNNNNNNNNNNNNNNNNNNNNNNNNNNNNNNNNNNNNNNNNNNNNNNNNNNNNNNNNNNNNNNNNNNNNNNNNNNNNNNNNNNNNNNNNNNNNNNNNNNNNNNNNNNNNNNNNNNNNNNNNNNNNNNNNNNNNNNNNNNNNNNNNNNNNNNNNNNNNNNNNNNNNNNNNNNNNNNNNNNNNNNNNNNNNNNNNNNNNNNNNNNNNNNNNNNNNNNNNNNNNNNNNNNNNNNNNNNNNNNNNNNNNNNNNNNNNNNNNNNNNNNNNNNNNNNNNNNNNNNNNNNNNNNNNNNNNNNNNNNNNNNNNNNNNNNNNNNNNNNNNNNNNNNNNNNNNNNNNNNNNNNNNNNNNNNNNNNNNNNNNNNNNNNNNNNNNNNNNNNNNNNNNNNNNNNNNNNNNNNNNNNNNNNNNNNNNNNNNNNNNNNNNNNNNNNNNNNNNNNNNNNNNNNNNNNNNNNNNNNNNNNNNNNNNNNNNNNNNNNNNNNNNNNNNNNNNNNNNNNNNNNNNNNNNNNNNNNNNNNNNNNNNNNNNNNNNNNNNNNNNNNNNNNNNNNNNNNNNNNNNNNNNNNNNNNNNNNNNNNNNNNNNNNNNNNNNNNNNNNNNNNNNNNNNNNNNNNNNNNNNNNNNNNNNNNNNNNNNNNNNNNNNNNNNNNNNNNNNNNNNNNNNNNNNNNNNNNNNNNNNNNNNNNNNNNNNNNNNNNNNNNNNNNNNNNNNNNNNNNNNNNNNNNNNNNNNNNNNNNNNNNNNNNNNNNNNNNNNNNNNNNNNNNNNNNNNNNNNNNNNNNNNNNNNNNNNNNNNNNNNNNNNNNNNNNNNNNNNNNNNNNNNNNNNNNNNNNNNNNNNNNNNNNNNNNNNNNNNNNNNNNNNNNNNNNNNNNNNNNNNNNNNNNNNNNNNNNNNNNNNNNNNNNNNNNNNNNNNNNNNNNNNNNNNNNNNNNNNNNNNNNNNNNNNNNNNNNNNNNNNNNNNNNNNNNNNNNNNNNNNNNNNNNNNNNNNNNNNNNNNNNNNNNNNNNNNNNNNNNNNNNNNNNNNNNNNNNNNNNNNNNNNNNNNNNNNNNNNNNNNNNNNNNNNNNNNNNNNNNNNNNNNNNNNNNNNNNNNNNNNNNNNNNNNNNNNNNNNNNNNNNNNNNNNNNNNNNNNNNNNNNNNNNNNNNNNNNNNNNNNNNNNNNNNNNNNNNNNNNNNNNNNNNNNNNNNNNNNNNNNNNNNNNNNNNNNNNNNNNNNNNNNNNNNNNNNNNNNNNNNNNNNNNNNNNNNNNNNNNNNNNNNNNNNNNNNNNNNNNNNNNNNNNNNNNNNNNNNNNNNNNNNNNNNNNNNNNNNNNNNNNNNNNNNNNNNNNNNNNNNNNNNNNNNNNNNNNNNNNNNNNNNNNNNNNNNNNNNNNNNNNNNNNNNNNNNNNNNNNNNNNNNNNNNNNNNNNNNNNNNNNNNNNNNNNNNNNNNNNNNNNNNNNNNNNNNNNNNNNNNNNNNNNNNNNNNNNNNNNNNNNNNNNNNNNNNNNNNNNNNNNNNNNNNNNNNNNNNNNNNNNNNNNNNNNNNNNNNNNNNNNNNNNNNNNNNNNNNNNNNNNNNNNNNNNNNNNNNNNNNNNNNNNNNNNNNNNNNNNNNNNNNNNNNNNNNNNNNNNNNNNNNNNNNNNNNNNNNNNNNNNNNNNNNNNNNNNNNNNNNNNNNNNNNNNNNNNNNNNNNNNNNNNNNNNNNNNNNNNNNNNNNNNNNNNNNNNNNNNNNNNNNNNNNNNNNNNNNNNNNNNNNNNNNNNNNNNNNNNNNNNNNNNNNNNNNNNNNNNNNNNNNNNNNNNNNNNNNNNNNNNNNNNNNNNNNNNNNNNNNNNNNNNNNNNNNNNNNNNNNNNNNNNNNNNNNNNNNNNNNNNNNNNNNNNNNNNNNNNNNNNNNNNNNNNNNNNNNNNNNNNNNNNNNNNNNNNNNNNNNNNNNNNNNNNNNNNNNNNNNNNNNNNNNNNNNNNNNNNNNNNNNNNNNNNNNNNNNNNNNNNNNNNNNNNNNNNNNNNNNNNNNNNNNNNNNNNNNNNNNNNNNNNNNNNNNNNNNNNNNNNNNNNNNNNNNNNNNNNNNNNNNNNNNNNNNNNNNNNNNNNNNNNNNNNNNNNNNNNNNNNNNNNNNNNNNNNNNNNNNNNNNNNNNNNNNNNNNNNNNNNNNNNNNNNNNNNNNNNNNNNNNNNNNNNNNNNNNNNNNNNNNNNNNNNNNNNNNNNNNNNNNNNNNNNNNNNNNNNNNNNNNNNNNNNNNNNNNNNNNNNNNNNNNNNNNNNNNNNNNNNNNNNNNNNNNNNNNNNNNNNNNNNNNNNNNNNNNNNNNNNNNNNNNNNNNNNNNNNNNNNNNNNNNNNNNNNNNNNNNNNNNNNNNNNNNNNNNNNNNNNNNNNNNNNNNNNNNNNNNNNNNNNNNNNNNNNNNNNNNNNNNNNNNNNNNNNNNNNNNNNNNNNNNNNNNNNNNNNNNNNNNNNNNNNNNNNNNNNNNNNNNNNNNNNNNNNNNNNNNNNNNNNNNNNNNNNNNNNNNNNNNNNNNNNNNNNNNNNNNNNNNNNNNNNNNNNNNNNNNNNNNNNNNNNNNNNNNNNNNNNNNNNNNNNNNNNNNNNNNNNNNNNNNNNNNNNNNNNNNNNNNNNNNNNNNNNNNNNNNNNNNNNNNNNNNNNNNNNNNNNNNNNNNNNNNNNNNNNNNNNNNNNNNNNNNNNNNNNNNNNNNNNNNNNNNNNNNNNNNNNNNNNNNNNNNNNNNNNNNNNNNNNNNNNNNNNNNNNNNNNNNNNNNNNNNNNNNNNNNNNNNNNNNNNNNNNNNNNNNNNNNNNNNNNNNNNNNNNNNNNNNNNNNNNNNNNNNNNNNNNNNNNNNNNNNNNNNNNNNNNNNNNNNNNNNNNNNNNNNNNNNNNNNNNNNNNNNNNNNNNNN is a window of Ipomoea triloba cultivar NCNSP0323 chromosome 11, ASM357664v1 DNA encoding:
- the LOC115996985 gene encoding pyruvate dehydrogenase E1 component subunit alpha-3, chloroplastic encodes the protein MASSFSLAKFVHTPLHSTRSAEKPLFSDPLRPASSFLGGSSSHKLPLLNNLSASPHSHRRSTRILAVSDVVKEKKLKSSASNLLITKQEGLVLYEDMVLGRSFEDMCAQMYYRGKMFGFVHLYNGQEAVSTGFIKLLKKEDSVVSTYRDHVHALSKGVSAREVMSELFGKTTGCCRGQGGSMHMFSKEHNVLGGFAFIGEGIPVATGAAFSSKYRREVYKEDCDDVTLAFFGDGTCNNGQFYECLNMAALWKLPIVFVVENNLWAIGMSHLRATSDPEIWKKGPAFGMPGVHVDGMDVLKVREVAKEAIGRARRGEGPTLVECETYRFRGHSLADPDELRDPSEKSHYAARDPITALKKYLFDNNLATEEELKAIDKKIDEIVEDCVEFADESPVPARTQLLENVFADPRGFGIGPDGRYRCEDPKFTEGTAQV